The following nucleotide sequence is from Trifolium pratense cultivar HEN17-A07 linkage group LG2, ARS_RC_1.1, whole genome shotgun sequence.
gcATACTGGAATGTTCatctaattttatatttatatatgcaatttttgtaaaattctaCTAAAGCAACAAGTTTAGTAAGgcccaaaaaacataaaagtcttacaaaaataaattaaaaatattaaatgatgTTCTtcgccttataaaaaaaattaaattttttctatacACACGAATCGATGATCGAATCCCTAATCattttgacatatatttatGATGTACTTATAGTTGAATTGAATAGTATTACTATTCGTCTATTTGAGTGTATAtatgtggatttttttttccgtGGCACACTTAAATTCTTATTGtttactacttttttttcttgactCTATTGTTTTTCTTGATAAAAGTCTTGAGTCAATAGTATATACAATATACAATACTTATTACCCAGAATAAACACCCAAAATAATCCTATAAAACCGGCATGCGTTTCATTATTTTAATCATGGTGGGACTGCTTGAACCGTGCATTGCATATAGCAAGAAAATCACGCCGTAACTGATCTACCGTCCGATTTAAAATCAGTGGCTGACATTGTTTTAATGCATAAAATTGTATAAAATCAGAACCATCCAGTCTTAAATGAAAAACTGCGATCTAAAACTGTATGTAACATCATAACCGTCCGTTCTCAAATGAAAAACTGATCGAATATCTTATGGTATGAAATACATATCCAAAATTGAGTCAGAGAGTTATCATAGATATCAACGCAAACATTGGTTGTTGAAGCAGCCAAGACAAAACTTGTTTGTCTAACTCAGTAGTTTCCCATCTACtacatatatttttctttttttggttacaaaaacCAACATATTATTAGtacatataaataatacattGTACTAGCACAATACATTATTGAATTTTTgagtctctctctctctaatatTAGTCATAGCTACCATGACAATTGATCTCTCTAAATTCTTCCACAAACTTTGCCAAAAATTTGCAATCTTACTAATTTTCTTGTTAGTAGAACTTATAATCCTCATTTGGAGATTAACATCAGATACACGATCAACCACAACTCGTCGATACATCAAATTCATCGAAGAAAAGAACCCCACGATTCGCTACACCAAAAAAATGAAATCGGATTCCCACGGGGAATGTAGCGTGTGCTTATGTGAATTCGAAGAAGGTGTGAAAATTCGGAAGTTGAAATGCAATCACACATTTCATAAAGATTGTTTGGATAAATGGTTGAAAGATTATGTTGCTACATGTCCACTATGTAGGAATCAAGTTTTACCAGAACATGTTGTGTCTGAACATCgtcaacaacaaaatcaacaagGTAGGTTTGAAGGGAATGATGAGAATCTTCCCTATGTGTTGTTCTTGCTACGAGGTGGTAATAATAGTAGTCGATTGCATAGATAAATTGAAACTCAAATTTGATGTGATTAAGATTTATGTTAGATAGCTAATACAATTGTTAATTTTCTGAAACTAGTTTCTTCTTGTTTATGTTGTGACTGTGAggcttttcttcttctttcttctggtgtcccaatttttttttttttttttttgtattgattCTCTGGGATAAGGGCTCTGGTAATTCAGAGTTCAGTCAACAGATAAGTAAAGTAAACCAAAAATTGTTTCCACTATGAATTGAAATCGAATTCTCTCGAACGATTGATATCTCTGTGTTTAGTACTTATATAGGATGACGATGACGAAGATGATACGATTTATCTCTAATGAATAGTTAAAGAATATAATTTTGTAAGGTATTTATTATGTAAGTCATAAATTTATAACCAAATTTTCCATTCTTTTGATCACtaaataaaacagagcattttCTTTAGAAAAATACTATAACAGAGCACTCATTTAAAAGATTAGCAATCTAATTTAACTCAGTTACCGTCGGAAACAGCAAACAAGAAAATGAGTGAAAACTGCCTTTGAGACGTGACTCTGAAAAAATCGAACGCTTAAGTTTGATCCGTAGTGAGAGTCAAAACCTTGTGGAACAATGGGGAAGTTCTGGCTaccctaaattttttattttatttgaatgaatATATACCTAGTCACCCAATAATATGATATGTTAGGATGTTTAGGGATTTGGATTAAGTGAAGTCGACTGCATGTAGTCAGTAAATCTGGACCGtttgatcaagatcagacggttcATACTTTAAGAtcagattttaattataaaatctgatcttaaaatctgaaccgtctgatcttgatcagacgaTCTAGATGTGACCGACTGCACTGCAGTCAGTGAATTCCTGACTATACTGAACCCCTATCCTGTTTAAAAGTCtattcatataaatatattttagagaaaaatgagattaaaaagactatataaaTTAGACCACGCGAACTAGTAGACTAATAAGATTAAACTTGCTTttaatatttaacatgataATACATCGTATTTTAATTATAgtctataataatatatagaacTATTAGTGGTCCTCATGTTGAGCGTTGATTTTTAgcaaaggaatttttttttagaaattggGACCATGTACAACCGGAACTTAAAATTCATCGTGTATTATAAAACAAACGAAAATCACGTTGGTGTTATAGGCTGCAAATCATGTCATTTTAAGATTTAGGCCTATTTATTATAGATTTTTATAGTGTTAAAtgattttgtgaaaaaaataaatttataaatttttttttataaaagtttcaaatgaaaatttagtttaaatagttAGTTAtacgaaaaaaaaatcattttaagaTATTAGTGTTAGTGTAGTGTATTATTCTTTTAAGAAGCCAAATAAGTattctatatattaaaataaagttAAGCCAGCATAAGATGTACTCAAATAAAGAGTAGACAAGGGATTACAAAAATGTAAAAGTATTAAAATCAATCAACATTTTAGACAAGACAATGAATTTTACTACCTACCTATTCAAATcataattgaaatttgtttttttagtctTCAATCACTATGATGATAATCTTTTCACCTTGTCAAACAACATCTCCACCGAAGAATTTGGATTGCTTGATTATGGTATGTAGTGTCACTTTCTTGATCAGTATTCAAAGCTATCATCAGGTAAATGctctattttgaattttttgtgttaTCCCGTAGAAGTGGTTGTACTatctttattttgtttgatgcaatgttttaagaaccggaccggaggtcgaaccggTGTGGCTactggttcaagggtcaaccggtcggaccggttcaATCGTTATTaaaccgtttatattgaaccgttcatataacttttttatttcacaactaataaacaaattaataaagtaacattaacaaaatagaaaatttagaaacttaaaataaagaaatcataaatccaaaatgcataatttataccaaataattatacataaattcgaaattcataattcatataaatcgttaaactttaaattggacaaaatcatataaactttacataatcatataaacttaaaattgtttgttaaaaattaagaatatattatacaattaaggCAAATATCAAGATATCAATGAATGCATATTAATGCATATCAATAAGGTAGACATGTAAACAATGCTGGTCAATGCATATCAGGAAAGTAtatcaattatattaaattgtatcaattGTATTTAATAGGTTTTCCAATAAACTCAAATTATAGGCTAGACattaaattgtatttaatataGGTTTTCCAATATAGGCTATGGATTAATTCCTTACCACTCCTTTGTTTCCTtcagaaaaatattaattaaagaaaacgaaaaaaaattgaaatttttttatttttttttaattttcaaaagatttcgaaccggccggttttttcaaaccgcccccggttcaccggttcgaaCGGTTCCGGACGGTTCGTACCGGTTTCAAGCGGTTTTTTTCCGGTTCTGCAGACTACTGGTTCTCAGCACTAGCCCGGACCGCTGCTGTGTCCGGTTCCCGgttgaaccggccggtccggtccggttcttaaaacattggtttgATGTATAGTTGTATATAATGaatctcattttattttttgaaatttattataGAAATTAAAGCAATGTATGTAGATAACAGAAAAATGAGCAGTGCTATTATTTAATAACCTCCAAATATTACTCTCTCATGTGCCCCAAGGACTCTAGAAAGAACTCACCTGAGTTGGtacattggtattggcttgggacctgagagtgtgcttctcttgaggtctgaggttcgattctctctgttATCAATTTGAGTGAGCTAattcaatttcttcaaaagcaaaattaCTCTAGAAAGGtagtaaattaatttattttagttatcATTTTTTAGTGgattttagttattattttataagataCTTAATGTATTATTACTCTCTCATGTGCCCCATGTATTCTAGAATGTcgtaaataaactaatttattttagttatatatatttttttagtggattttagttattattttataagataCTAGTATTAGTGTATTATTATTACTCTCTCATGTGCCCCAAGCGCCCCAAGTACTTTAGAAGgtagaaaattaatttattttagttatatttttttagtggattttagttattattttataagataCTAGTATTAATGTATTATCTCTCATGTGCCCCAAAGCCCCCAAGTATTCTAGAAGGTAAGTAAATTAACTTATTTTAGTTATCATTCTTGGATTTTAGTTATTATTTGACAGTTATTTATACACGCTAAGAAAactaatcaatttttatttttattttatgaaattatttgtttttttttcttcataattcaTTGATTATTTAATTGTTTCATACAACTTATTTTTATCATTACGATAAATAATTGAGTATCGATAATAACTTGATAGTTTTTTCTAAGATTActcatttaatatttaatattacaTTCAACTTTAAAaaccataaataaaaaagaaacaattattttttaatgaaacaaatattattttatcaaagcAACAATTAAAAATTAGCAAAAAGGGAATAATATCATATTAGTTGAATGTTCTATATAGTCACCGTCACTTGGCGTCAGAATTTGAAAACCCCAATTAAATcaagcaaaaagaaaaaaaaatccttccTAAACTGCATATTTTGAAAGCCCcaattaattactaattatGGAACCTTTTCAACTTCGGAAGAAatgtatattttaaataaaaataagaggaTTGTATACAGCTTCAATTCTGTCATTAGAATACTTTGATTAACAatagtataaaaatttaaataaagcAACACTGACTTGGCAGTGCAACAACATATCAGGGAGTAAGTGGTAAATGGTAATGATATACCTGTAACATGTTATTCAACATTCAAATATCCTCTTCCATTTTCTTTACATTAGTAGAAAGATCATAAATTAACAAATTTACATATATTAGCAATTCAGCACAAGTGTAAAACTGTAATCAAACTGAACTGAGTGGCTATTGAACAGTTATCAATCAACTGCAGATCTTCACGAAAAGGGAGGGCCAGTCTACTTCTACTGTCATTCTAGTCATAAAATAGATGACTCGTGCGTGACTCATTCAAACTCATAAGAGGCCCAATGTTTTCAATTGTTGAATATGCTCAGGGGGGAGGGCTGGGGGAGACCAATCAGACCCTGTCAGCTCTCCATCGACATCTTCAACCACATACTCCTATCATGAGAAGTaataacagttttaaaatcaacaaTTCAAGGCATTGACAGAATATTTCAGGGCACCATGCAAATTAGCACACAGGATTATCAGTATATTAGTATTTATATTAAGGATAACTCATCTCAAAATGTTTATGTCATCATGCCCATTGTTAAGCCAAAAGATGCATTCACTAGTTTATCATAGATAGCTGCCTCACAACTAAATTGTACTACAGGAAGAAATGGAAGATCAATAGGGGAATGCACACTCACATACTCATGAGGGGGGTGTAACCAAGGATCAACTTTGGAAGTTGGTAGGTAGCAAACTTGCATATGCAGCAGGTGAGACAGAAGAATTCCAGATAGTGTGTAGGAGAAACTTGGAGGAGGAAATGAGGTAAGAATGGGTGAGGGAGAGTTTGGGTAGGAGTTAGCAGACCACTCAGAGTCAGCCATATCtgaatattaataaatatcaGTAGCAGGGATGCTTAATAGGTGACTTTGTGCAGTACAGCAAAATAGCCCCATAGACAACAATGCATGTGATCTAAAGCCAAAGGTATGCTACTGAAATACATTTACTTTTACAAAAACCATTAGAAAAATCCTTCCAATCGAGACATGACGCTAATGCAAAACTCTAAATAAGTCATTACAAAAGCAGAAGAGTTTTTGGTTGAGATTCTTGGCTCTACCTTCCCTAATAAATGTCTCTGATGATATTAAATAggattttaattctttttttgaaaTTGCCAAAGTCAGTAATTAATTGttaatgttagtattttttttcattaacgAAGTGACAACTAAACGGGCTAATATAGGATTTAAGTTCTATATGGGCTAATTGCATTCTATATAGGATTTCAATTCTATATAAATGAAGTGACAGCTAAATGGGCTAATTGGCTAAATCCAATAGGTATGAAGCTAGATTTATCAGCTGAGTTGAAGCAAAGAACCAACATACAATTGGAATGCACCAAATCTGCAGTACACGAGAAAGTAAACCAAACACACCTTTGTTAACATCCTTTTTGCAAGTATGTGATAGTGACGTTGCCATATCCGTTGGCCTACCATGGTTGCCACCAATACACTGTAAAATATCCCAATTACCGTAAAAAGTCCCACAACAATCAAAGCCATTATGAATAATAATGGTAGCCCTGCTTCCCCAGCACCTCCCAAACAACCACCACACTCAGTTGCCATGGTTCCACAGCTCTCAAAGCATGCAGTGCAATCAGTCCACATACAAAGAGTGCCTGGCAAATGACAGTCAGCACAAACTCTGCAACAACAGcatacacaaataaaaaaatattagttattaATCATTAGCACCATTCTGAATTTCAGACTTGGAACCAATAATAAGATACTTCACTATAAGTGagcttgaaaaaattaacaactGAATTTTATCAGTGCAAAAAAGATAAATCTTAAGCATATAGTAAGAGTAAATAAtctataacaaaataaatgTCAAAATTTGTAAAATACTATCTCCAATCATTGTTCTGgtatcataaaattaaataagaaaacaaTAGTTATGATGATTACTGGAAAGACAGacacttttatattttgaaggGCGGTCACAAAATGTTTTAGTTGAAAAAACCCATTACAGAATGTAAGGGCAGTTACAACCAATATTTTGTGCTAACACAATGAGAATGGTTGGTTAATTAACAATATTATCATCATTGGAACATTTGTGTACGCTAATACCGGTTATTGccattatatataatatagttataAATTAATGATGCCTCAAGCAGATGCTAAGAGCAAACTTATGTGTTTGTAACAATGTCAAATGGCCCGTAGTCATATAAAACTAGTGCTGTTACCCAGGTTGACAGCAACAAAGACATAATTCTCTACAAGGTTGGGCCAAATCATTGCGAACTCTTCGATCATAACAAGTAATGAAGCACCCAGAAAGGCCAAGCAAGGCAAAAAACAATAGAGCTCCTGCATTTGAAAATGCCAAAATAAAATTCAGTAATTCACAACAAAACTAGTAACATTTTATATGTGGAAGGAGGAAACTCTGAACCCAAGGGAAAAGGGAGAAAAAAGCAAATTCATGGAAAAATATTGTGTAAGCATCTTGATGATCACATCTCTAATTGTCGCTTACCACATATATAGTAGAAGCTCAGAACACTATCAAAACCCCATAGAATACGAAGCCAACTTTGTTGGTAACCATCAATTAGAAAAACCAAGTATGCCAGGGAGGCAATAATCTGCATACAGAGGAAATAAAGTGCTGAAtcagatcatatatatatatatatatatatatatatatatatatatatatatatatatatatatatatatatatatatacatttcaAATGGATAAGTACGTGGATGGCCAGATAAATGGAAATAGTTAACGTACCAGCTGGACAGCCagaaaaatagacaaaatatctCTGGTGACGAAAAAACGAAATTTCAAGGTTCTCCATTTCCTATCAGCAGCAACGTGAACACGCAAATGATATGGAGCCTTGCAGGTAGTGCAGTGAGCAAATGCAAACCCTTCCTGGAATAATGTTAAGCAATATCCATATATTTATTAGGTCAAGCATTGTAAAGTACACCGTTTA
It contains:
- the LOC123903911 gene encoding uncharacterized protein LOC123903911, yielding MADHSESSPLVPPIPLSDPSAIDIEAGPSEQIQCRICLETDGRDFIAPCKCKGTSKYVHRECLDHWRSVKEGFAFAHCTTCKAPYHLRVHVAADRKWRTLKFRFFVTRDILSIFLAVQLIIASLAYLVFLIDGYQQSWLRILWGFDSVLSFYYICGALLFFALLGLSGCFITCYDRRVRNDLAQPCRELCLCCCQPGVCADCHLPGTLCMWTDCTACFESCGTMATECGGCLGGAGEAGLPLLFIMALIVVGLFTVIGIFYSVLVATMVGQRIWQRHYHILAKRMLTKEYVVEDVDGELTGSDWSPPALPPEHIQQLKTLGLL